Proteins from a genomic interval of Phlebotomus papatasi isolate M1 chromosome 3, Ppap_2.1, whole genome shotgun sequence:
- the LOC129806324 gene encoding PR domain zinc finger protein 10-like isoform X3, producing METSRKYQVSPYDPNFSSAARYTPPYTTAASTASGYSNIIFVTQTPETPDSGNLLGVIGNEQRLIDPAQTYILSSTNTRVLNTYVRSVNDPAQEANHYPNPGQIEAAPATEPYHIPNSCGGETYIDSKPQIILHRDNAGRFYQEVPNGMLQSHDQASGSVVELVPGLQDMAQDPMNNYEQQYNGYDASGCLVDQNDGMMVVNNEAERIELLVNNELSEFGYKNQNTNMMVNQSGSNYSMVEQPGILHQQQNHVENEHPQERLFLHSSMSPLLAAVNDITSREEPHLLPDFLLQQHQMSGSSENVKTSDQETSYDSNPNGSDSVSMDIDLNDGKILLDFANSQERDLSYKNNLKIVNVSSLSDEYVDINDVKSINEKYCVFSEGFPQKSSVRKSQRKIQKDGCLMVADKHVPCRAWASLPTSYLYIGKSPKYPSEYTVFSKKDIPLRTKFGPFEGDLREVGEEEVRHLKAEPPQHYPLLLIDGKMILETANENTSNWMRFVRIAEDFKQQNLLLFESEGKLFFKSCKFIRPKQELRVGYSREYADKYGLRQIVPDERDHVEMNHVENSWPCFECDEKFGNSEALQDHLNQHDDDDEMYGEKKNVQRKKKRPLGGGGGNKVACPVCLKLFPRSSMRLRQHMQTHSGHPLAEKSLSDCGNNKIERNRRIDGVKEGLKLDSTRKFLNNKENKDTFHKFKCTSCPKSFPTAERLARHNLVHAANESRPLRCPHCPKRFVTSSALAVHVKMHLNPRRLIVCPMCTEAFKHGLVFKLHVRSHAENGIYTCKFCQKKFKEYKIIRKHIRTFHSATKHPCQQCGKQFPTLSKLQMHLLRHSDHREFLCSECGKQFKRKDKLREHMKRSHSDEAKAKKEKLLQQNSPEIDPPADTQSYKEEQLDGEVISKNPEESPKKKFSPKVSPNDYQRFIYKCHDCLVGFKRRGMLVNHLAKRHPMVPIDSVPELNLPILKDQKFYYCQYCEKVYKSNSKRKAHILKNHPGLELPMSSRLKGNCPDVGGFSNLTYSQTVGSITTHPQGCAWCHKQYASKAKLLQHQRKKHPEHIKEIELSAHSSSIVIHKNDQQVSFDSPTGFENNNSQFDDQLVGVSDTVDYENYSPEEGNYLAASEETDKKNQVKP from the exons ATGGAGACGTCGAGAAAATATCAAGTCAGTCCGTATGATCCCAACTTCAGTTCAGCGGCTCGGTATACCCCACCGTACACCACGGCTGCTTCCACAGCTTCTGGCTACAGTAACATCATTTTTGTTACTCAGACACCAGAAACTCCGGATTCTGGGAATCTTTTGGGGGTTATTGGGAATGAGCAGAGACTAATTGATCCTGCTCAGACTTACATTCTATCCTCAACAAATACCCGAGTGCTCAACACTTATGTGCGGAGTGTCAATGATCCTGCCCAGGAAGCCAACCACTATCCCAATCCTGGACAAATTGAAGCAGCCCCTGCCACAGAACCCTATCACATACCCAATTCATGCGGAGGGGAGACTTACATTGACAGTAAGCCCCAAATTATCCTGCACAGAGACAATGCCGGAAGGTTCTATCAGGAAGTGCCCAATGGGATGTTGCAGTCTCATGATCAGGCTTCTGGGAGTGTTGTGGAATTGGTTCCCGGATTGCAGGATATGGCTCAGGATCCGATGAATAACTATGAGCAGCAGTACAATGGCTACGATGCGTCTGGATGTCTGGTTGATCAGAATGATGGGATGATGGTGGTAAATAATG AAGCAGAGAGAATTGAGCTCCTGGTTAACAATGAGCTGTCAGAGTTTGGATACAAGAACCAGAACACCAACATGATGGTCAATCAGTCAGGAAGCAACTATTCGATGGTGGAACAGCCTGGAATTCTCCATCAGCAGCAGAATCACGTGGAAAATGAGCATCCTCAGGAGAGGCTTTTTCTTCACAGCAGCATGTCACCTCTCT TGGCTGCTGTTAATGACATCACAAGTCGCGAGGAACCACATTTGCTGCCGGATTTTTTGCTGCAGCAACATCAAATGTCCGGTAGTTCGGAAAATGTGAAGACTAGCGATCAGGAGACATCATACGACAGCAATCCAAATGGATCAGATTCTGTATCGATGGATATTGATTTGAATGATGGGAAGATTTTGTTGGATTTTGCCAATAGTCAAGAAAGAGATTTATCGTATAAGAATAATCTCAAAATTGTCAATGTTTCTTCCCTCTCCGATGAATATGTCGATATCAATGATGTGAAGAGCATCAATGAGAAATATTGTGTATTTTCCGAAGGCTTCCCGCAGAAATCTTCAGTGCGGAAGTCTCAGAGGAAGATTCAAAAAGATGGATGCT tgaTGGTTGCTGATAAACATGTACCATGTCGAGCTTGGGCCAGTTTGCCTACGTCTTATTTGTATATTGGAAAGTCTCCGAAGTATCCTTCTG AATACACAGTCTTTTCCAAGAAGGACATACCACTGCGTACGAAATTTGGCCCCTTCGAGGGTGACCTTCGTGAGGTTGGCGAGGAGGAAGTTCGTCATCTCAAGGCTGAGCCTCCGCAGCACTATCCCCTGCTTCTGATTGATGGAAAGATGATACTAGAGACGGCTAATGAGA ATACGTCTAATTGGATGCGTTTTGTGCGTATTGCTGAAGATTTCAAGCAACAGAATCTTCTACTTTTTGAATCCGAGGGcaaattgtttttcaagagTTGCAAATTTATTCGACCTAAGCAAGAATTAAGAGTTGGCTATAGTCGTGAGTATGCTGACAAATATGGGCTGCGTCAGATAGTTCCTGACGAACGAGATCACGTTGAAATGAATCATGTTGAAAATTCTTGGCCATGTTTTGAGTGTGATGAGAAATTTGGCAATTCGGAAGCCCTTCAGGATCATCTAAATCAacacgatgatgatgatgagatGTATGGGGAGAAAAAGAATGTGcagaggaagaagaagagacCACTTGGTGGTGGTGGGGGAAATAAAGTAGCTTGCCCGGTGTGTCTTAAGCTCTTTCCGAGATCTTCAATGCGTTTGAGGCAACATATGCAGACCCATTCGGGACATCCGTTGGCTGAGAAGAGTCTCAGTGATTGTGGGAATAACAAAATTGAGCGCAATAGGAGAATTGATGGGGTCAAGGAGGGATTAAAATTGGATTCTACGAGGAAGTTTCTCAATAACAAAGAGAATAAGGATACTTTTCACAAGTTCAAATGTACTTCCTGCCCAAAATCCTTTCCAACAGCTGAACGTTTAGCACGTCATAATTTAGTTCATGCTGCCAATGAGTCGAGACCATTGAGGTGTCCTCACTGTCCCAAGCGCTTTGTTACTTCTTCGGCTCTTGCTGTTCACGTAAAGATGCATCTCAATCCGAGGCGTCTGATTGTTTGTCCCATGTGTACAGAAGCCTTTAAGCATGGCTTGGTCTTTAAGTTGCATGTGAGATCTCATGCAGAAAATGGTATTTACACGTGCAAATTTTGTCAGAAGAAATTTAAGGAATACAAAATCATCCGGAAACATATACGAACTTTCCATTCAGCCACAAAACACCCGTGTCAGCAATGTGGAAAACAATTTCCTACTCTAAGTAAGTTGCAGATGCATCTGCTAAGGCATTCAGATCACAGGGAATTCTTGTGTTCAGAATGTGGGAAGCAGTTCAAGCGGAAGGACAAATTGAGGGAACATATGAAGAGATCCCATTCTGATGAAGCAAAAGCCAAGAAAGAGAAGCTTCTACAGCAAAATTCGCCAGAAATTGATCCACCAGCAGATACCCAGAGCTACAAGGAAGAACAACTGGATGGGGAAGTTATCAGTAAGAATCCAGAAGAGTCACCTAAGAAAAAGTTCTCACCAAAAGTTTCGCCAAATGACTATCAGCGCTTCATTTACAAGTGCCACGATTGTTTAGTCGGCTTCAAGAGACGCGGCATGCTAGTCAATCATCTGGCTAAGAGGCATCCAATGGTACCCATAGATTCAGTTCCTGAACTCAATTTGCCCATTCTCAAGGATCAGAAATTCTACTATTGTCAGTATTGTGAGAAAGTGTACAAGAGCAATTCCAAGAGGAAGGCTCATATCCTGAAGAATCATCCGGGACTTGAGTTGCCCATGTCGAGCCGACTGAAGGGAAATTGTCCAGATGTTGGTGGCTTCTCCAATTTGACATACTCTCAAACTGTTGGAAGCATCACGACACATCCGCAG GGCTGTGCTTGGTGTCATAAGCAATATGCCTCAAAGGCCAAATTGCTGCAGCATCAACGCAAAAAGCATCCTGAGCACATAAAAGAAATCGAGTTGTCTGCCCATTCTTCATCAATTGTCATCCACAAGAATGATCAGCAAGTGTCCTTTGACAGTCCCACCGGTTTTGAGAATAACAATTCGCAGTTTGATGATCAACTGGTGGGAGTGTCAGACACTGTGGACTATGAGAATTATTCACCGGAGGAAGGGAACTACCTTGCAGCTTCGGAAGAGA CAGACAAAAAGAACCAAGTGAAACCATAa
- the LOC129806324 gene encoding PR domain zinc finger protein 10-like isoform X4, with protein METSRKYQVSPYDPNFSSAARYTPPYTTAASTASGYSNIIFVTQTPETPDSGNLLGVIGNEQRLIDPAQTYILSSTNTRVLNTYVRSVNDPAQEANHYPNPGQIEAAPATEPYHIPNSCGGETYIDSKPQIILHRDNAGRFYQEVPNGMLQSHDQASGSVVELVPGLQDMAQDPMNNYEQQYNGYDASGCLVDQNDGMMVVNNEAERIELLVNNELSEFGYKNQNTNMMVNQSGSNYSMVEQPGILHQQQNHVENEHPQERLFLHSSMSPLLAAVNDITSREEPHLLPDFLLQQHQMSGSSENVKTSDQETSYDSNPNGSDSVSMDIDLNDGKILLDFANSQERDLSYKNNLKIVNVSSLSDEYVDINDVKSINEKYCVFSEGFPQKSSVRKSQRKIQKDGCLMVADKHVPCRAWASLPTSYLYIGKSPKYPSEYTVFSKKDIPLRTKFGPFEGDLREVGEEEVRHLKAEPPQHYPLLLIDGKMILETANENTSNWMRFVRIAEDFKQQNLLLFESEGKLFFKSCKFIRPKQELRVGYSREYADKYGLRQIVPDERDHVEMNHVENSWPCFECDEKFGNSEALQDHLNQHDDDDEMYGEKKNVQRKKKRPLGGGGGNKVACPVCLKLFPRSSMRLRQHMQTHSGHPLAEKSLSDCGNNKIERNRRIDGVKEGLKLDSTRKFLNNKENKDTFHKFKCTSCPKSFPTAERLARHNLVHAANESRPLRCPHCPKRFVTSSALAVHVKMHLNPRRLIVCPMCTEAFKHGLVFKLHVRSHAENGIYTCKFCQKKFKEYKIIRKHIRTFHSATKHPCQQCGKQFPTLSKLQMHLLRHSDHREFLCSECGKQFKRKDKLREHMKRSHSDEAKAKKEKLLQQNSPEIDPPADTQSYKEEQLDGEVISKNPEESPKKKFSPKVSPNDYQRFIYKCHDCLVGFKRRGMLVNHLAKRHPMVPIDSVPELNLPILKDQKFYYCQYCEKVYKSNSKRKAHILKNHPGLELPMSSRLKGNCPDVGGFSNLTYSQTVGSITTHPQGCAWCHKQYASKAKLLQHQRKKHPEHIKEIELSAHSSSIVIHKNDQQVSFDSPTGFENNNSQFDDQLVGVSDTVDYENYSPEEGNYLAASEENKKNQVKP; from the exons ATGGAGACGTCGAGAAAATATCAAGTCAGTCCGTATGATCCCAACTTCAGTTCAGCGGCTCGGTATACCCCACCGTACACCACGGCTGCTTCCACAGCTTCTGGCTACAGTAACATCATTTTTGTTACTCAGACACCAGAAACTCCGGATTCTGGGAATCTTTTGGGGGTTATTGGGAATGAGCAGAGACTAATTGATCCTGCTCAGACTTACATTCTATCCTCAACAAATACCCGAGTGCTCAACACTTATGTGCGGAGTGTCAATGATCCTGCCCAGGAAGCCAACCACTATCCCAATCCTGGACAAATTGAAGCAGCCCCTGCCACAGAACCCTATCACATACCCAATTCATGCGGAGGGGAGACTTACATTGACAGTAAGCCCCAAATTATCCTGCACAGAGACAATGCCGGAAGGTTCTATCAGGAAGTGCCCAATGGGATGTTGCAGTCTCATGATCAGGCTTCTGGGAGTGTTGTGGAATTGGTTCCCGGATTGCAGGATATGGCTCAGGATCCGATGAATAACTATGAGCAGCAGTACAATGGCTACGATGCGTCTGGATGTCTGGTTGATCAGAATGATGGGATGATGGTGGTAAATAATG AAGCAGAGAGAATTGAGCTCCTGGTTAACAATGAGCTGTCAGAGTTTGGATACAAGAACCAGAACACCAACATGATGGTCAATCAGTCAGGAAGCAACTATTCGATGGTGGAACAGCCTGGAATTCTCCATCAGCAGCAGAATCACGTGGAAAATGAGCATCCTCAGGAGAGGCTTTTTCTTCACAGCAGCATGTCACCTCTCT TGGCTGCTGTTAATGACATCACAAGTCGCGAGGAACCACATTTGCTGCCGGATTTTTTGCTGCAGCAACATCAAATGTCCGGTAGTTCGGAAAATGTGAAGACTAGCGATCAGGAGACATCATACGACAGCAATCCAAATGGATCAGATTCTGTATCGATGGATATTGATTTGAATGATGGGAAGATTTTGTTGGATTTTGCCAATAGTCAAGAAAGAGATTTATCGTATAAGAATAATCTCAAAATTGTCAATGTTTCTTCCCTCTCCGATGAATATGTCGATATCAATGATGTGAAGAGCATCAATGAGAAATATTGTGTATTTTCCGAAGGCTTCCCGCAGAAATCTTCAGTGCGGAAGTCTCAGAGGAAGATTCAAAAAGATGGATGCT tgaTGGTTGCTGATAAACATGTACCATGTCGAGCTTGGGCCAGTTTGCCTACGTCTTATTTGTATATTGGAAAGTCTCCGAAGTATCCTTCTG AATACACAGTCTTTTCCAAGAAGGACATACCACTGCGTACGAAATTTGGCCCCTTCGAGGGTGACCTTCGTGAGGTTGGCGAGGAGGAAGTTCGTCATCTCAAGGCTGAGCCTCCGCAGCACTATCCCCTGCTTCTGATTGATGGAAAGATGATACTAGAGACGGCTAATGAGA ATACGTCTAATTGGATGCGTTTTGTGCGTATTGCTGAAGATTTCAAGCAACAGAATCTTCTACTTTTTGAATCCGAGGGcaaattgtttttcaagagTTGCAAATTTATTCGACCTAAGCAAGAATTAAGAGTTGGCTATAGTCGTGAGTATGCTGACAAATATGGGCTGCGTCAGATAGTTCCTGACGAACGAGATCACGTTGAAATGAATCATGTTGAAAATTCTTGGCCATGTTTTGAGTGTGATGAGAAATTTGGCAATTCGGAAGCCCTTCAGGATCATCTAAATCAacacgatgatgatgatgagatGTATGGGGAGAAAAAGAATGTGcagaggaagaagaagagacCACTTGGTGGTGGTGGGGGAAATAAAGTAGCTTGCCCGGTGTGTCTTAAGCTCTTTCCGAGATCTTCAATGCGTTTGAGGCAACATATGCAGACCCATTCGGGACATCCGTTGGCTGAGAAGAGTCTCAGTGATTGTGGGAATAACAAAATTGAGCGCAATAGGAGAATTGATGGGGTCAAGGAGGGATTAAAATTGGATTCTACGAGGAAGTTTCTCAATAACAAAGAGAATAAGGATACTTTTCACAAGTTCAAATGTACTTCCTGCCCAAAATCCTTTCCAACAGCTGAACGTTTAGCACGTCATAATTTAGTTCATGCTGCCAATGAGTCGAGACCATTGAGGTGTCCTCACTGTCCCAAGCGCTTTGTTACTTCTTCGGCTCTTGCTGTTCACGTAAAGATGCATCTCAATCCGAGGCGTCTGATTGTTTGTCCCATGTGTACAGAAGCCTTTAAGCATGGCTTGGTCTTTAAGTTGCATGTGAGATCTCATGCAGAAAATGGTATTTACACGTGCAAATTTTGTCAGAAGAAATTTAAGGAATACAAAATCATCCGGAAACATATACGAACTTTCCATTCAGCCACAAAACACCCGTGTCAGCAATGTGGAAAACAATTTCCTACTCTAAGTAAGTTGCAGATGCATCTGCTAAGGCATTCAGATCACAGGGAATTCTTGTGTTCAGAATGTGGGAAGCAGTTCAAGCGGAAGGACAAATTGAGGGAACATATGAAGAGATCCCATTCTGATGAAGCAAAAGCCAAGAAAGAGAAGCTTCTACAGCAAAATTCGCCAGAAATTGATCCACCAGCAGATACCCAGAGCTACAAGGAAGAACAACTGGATGGGGAAGTTATCAGTAAGAATCCAGAAGAGTCACCTAAGAAAAAGTTCTCACCAAAAGTTTCGCCAAATGACTATCAGCGCTTCATTTACAAGTGCCACGATTGTTTAGTCGGCTTCAAGAGACGCGGCATGCTAGTCAATCATCTGGCTAAGAGGCATCCAATGGTACCCATAGATTCAGTTCCTGAACTCAATTTGCCCATTCTCAAGGATCAGAAATTCTACTATTGTCAGTATTGTGAGAAAGTGTACAAGAGCAATTCCAAGAGGAAGGCTCATATCCTGAAGAATCATCCGGGACTTGAGTTGCCCATGTCGAGCCGACTGAAGGGAAATTGTCCAGATGTTGGTGGCTTCTCCAATTTGACATACTCTCAAACTGTTGGAAGCATCACGACACATCCGCAG GGCTGTGCTTGGTGTCATAAGCAATATGCCTCAAAGGCCAAATTGCTGCAGCATCAACGCAAAAAGCATCCTGAGCACATAAAAGAAATCGAGTTGTCTGCCCATTCTTCATCAATTGTCATCCACAAGAATGATCAGCAAGTGTCCTTTGACAGTCCCACCGGTTTTGAGAATAACAATTCGCAGTTTGATGATCAACTGGTGGGAGTGTCAGACACTGTGGACTATGAGAATTATTCACCGGAGGAAGGGAACTACCTTGCAGCTTCGGAAGAGA ACAAAAAGAACCAAGTGAAACCATAa
- the LOC129806324 gene encoding PR domain zinc finger protein 10-like isoform X2: METSRKYQVSPYDPNFSSAARYTPPYTTAASTASGYSNIIFVTQTPETPDSGNLLGVIGNEQRLIDPAQTYILSSTNTRVLNTYVRSVNDPAQEANHYPNPGQIEAAPATEPYHIPNSCGGETYIDSKPQIILHRDNAGRFYQEVPNGMLQSHDQASGSVVELVPGLQDMAQDPMNNYEQQYNGYDASGCLVDQNDGMMVVNNAERIELLVNNELSEFGYKNQNTNMMVNQSGSNYSMVEQPGILHQQQNHVENEHPQERLFLHSSMSPLLAAVNDITSREEPHLLPDFLLQQHQMSGSSENVKTSDQETSYDSNPNGSDSVSMDIDLNDGKILLDFANSQERDLSYKNNLKIVNVSSLSDEYVDINDVKSINEKYCVFSEGFPQKSSVRKSQRKIQKDGCLMVADKHVPCRAWASLPTSYLYIGKSPKYPSEYTVFSKKDIPLRTKFGPFEGDLREVGEEEVRHLKAEPPQHYPLLLIDGKMILETANENTSNWMRFVRIAEDFKQQNLLLFESEGKLFFKSCKFIRPKQELRVGYSREYADKYGLRQIVPDERDHVEMNHVENSWPCFECDEKFGNSEALQDHLNQHDDDDEMYGEKKNVQRKKKRPLGGGGGNKVACPVCLKLFPRSSMRLRQHMQTHSGHPLAEKSLSDCGNNKIERNRRIDGVKEGLKLDSTRKFLNNKENKDTFHKFKCTSCPKSFPTAERLARHNLVHAANESRPLRCPHCPKRFVTSSALAVHVKMHLNPRRLIVCPMCTEAFKHGLVFKLHVRSHAENGIYTCKFCQKKFKEYKIIRKHIRTFHSATKHPCQQCGKQFPTLSKLQMHLLRHSDHREFLCSECGKQFKRKDKLREHMKRSHSDEAKAKKEKLLQQNSPEIDPPADTQSYKEEQLDGEVISKNPEESPKKKFSPKVSPNDYQRFIYKCHDCLVGFKRRGMLVNHLAKRHPMVPIDSVPELNLPILKDQKFYYCQYCEKVYKSNSKRKAHILKNHPGLELPMSSRLKGNCPDVGGFSNLTYSQTVGSITTHPQGCAWCHKQYASKAKLLQHQRKKHPEHIKEIELSAHSSSIVIHKNDQQVSFDSPTGFENNNSQFDDQLVGVSDTVDYENYSPEEGNYLAASEESKLIKICPYDPDVAEQKNVGNLSKIDVSLKVVGGEFVGDGSSAGSAGDSNGDLSRLPELFEEIEYMHMKPVILGTEIEQMPGMNGRHKLNSTSGYSQSAG, from the exons ATGGAGACGTCGAGAAAATATCAAGTCAGTCCGTATGATCCCAACTTCAGTTCAGCGGCTCGGTATACCCCACCGTACACCACGGCTGCTTCCACAGCTTCTGGCTACAGTAACATCATTTTTGTTACTCAGACACCAGAAACTCCGGATTCTGGGAATCTTTTGGGGGTTATTGGGAATGAGCAGAGACTAATTGATCCTGCTCAGACTTACATTCTATCCTCAACAAATACCCGAGTGCTCAACACTTATGTGCGGAGTGTCAATGATCCTGCCCAGGAAGCCAACCACTATCCCAATCCTGGACAAATTGAAGCAGCCCCTGCCACAGAACCCTATCACATACCCAATTCATGCGGAGGGGAGACTTACATTGACAGTAAGCCCCAAATTATCCTGCACAGAGACAATGCCGGAAGGTTCTATCAGGAAGTGCCCAATGGGATGTTGCAGTCTCATGATCAGGCTTCTGGGAGTGTTGTGGAATTGGTTCCCGGATTGCAGGATATGGCTCAGGATCCGATGAATAACTATGAGCAGCAGTACAATGGCTACGATGCGTCTGGATGTCTGGTTGATCAGAATGATGGGATGATGGTGGTAAATAATG CAGAGAGAATTGAGCTCCTGGTTAACAATGAGCTGTCAGAGTTTGGATACAAGAACCAGAACACCAACATGATGGTCAATCAGTCAGGAAGCAACTATTCGATGGTGGAACAGCCTGGAATTCTCCATCAGCAGCAGAATCACGTGGAAAATGAGCATCCTCAGGAGAGGCTTTTTCTTCACAGCAGCATGTCACCTCTCT TGGCTGCTGTTAATGACATCACAAGTCGCGAGGAACCACATTTGCTGCCGGATTTTTTGCTGCAGCAACATCAAATGTCCGGTAGTTCGGAAAATGTGAAGACTAGCGATCAGGAGACATCATACGACAGCAATCCAAATGGATCAGATTCTGTATCGATGGATATTGATTTGAATGATGGGAAGATTTTGTTGGATTTTGCCAATAGTCAAGAAAGAGATTTATCGTATAAGAATAATCTCAAAATTGTCAATGTTTCTTCCCTCTCCGATGAATATGTCGATATCAATGATGTGAAGAGCATCAATGAGAAATATTGTGTATTTTCCGAAGGCTTCCCGCAGAAATCTTCAGTGCGGAAGTCTCAGAGGAAGATTCAAAAAGATGGATGCT tgaTGGTTGCTGATAAACATGTACCATGTCGAGCTTGGGCCAGTTTGCCTACGTCTTATTTGTATATTGGAAAGTCTCCGAAGTATCCTTCTG AATACACAGTCTTTTCCAAGAAGGACATACCACTGCGTACGAAATTTGGCCCCTTCGAGGGTGACCTTCGTGAGGTTGGCGAGGAGGAAGTTCGTCATCTCAAGGCTGAGCCTCCGCAGCACTATCCCCTGCTTCTGATTGATGGAAAGATGATACTAGAGACGGCTAATGAGA ATACGTCTAATTGGATGCGTTTTGTGCGTATTGCTGAAGATTTCAAGCAACAGAATCTTCTACTTTTTGAATCCGAGGGcaaattgtttttcaagagTTGCAAATTTATTCGACCTAAGCAAGAATTAAGAGTTGGCTATAGTCGTGAGTATGCTGACAAATATGGGCTGCGTCAGATAGTTCCTGACGAACGAGATCACGTTGAAATGAATCATGTTGAAAATTCTTGGCCATGTTTTGAGTGTGATGAGAAATTTGGCAATTCGGAAGCCCTTCAGGATCATCTAAATCAacacgatgatgatgatgagatGTATGGGGAGAAAAAGAATGTGcagaggaagaagaagagacCACTTGGTGGTGGTGGGGGAAATAAAGTAGCTTGCCCGGTGTGTCTTAAGCTCTTTCCGAGATCTTCAATGCGTTTGAGGCAACATATGCAGACCCATTCGGGACATCCGTTGGCTGAGAAGAGTCTCAGTGATTGTGGGAATAACAAAATTGAGCGCAATAGGAGAATTGATGGGGTCAAGGAGGGATTAAAATTGGATTCTACGAGGAAGTTTCTCAATAACAAAGAGAATAAGGATACTTTTCACAAGTTCAAATGTACTTCCTGCCCAAAATCCTTTCCAACAGCTGAACGTTTAGCACGTCATAATTTAGTTCATGCTGCCAATGAGTCGAGACCATTGAGGTGTCCTCACTGTCCCAAGCGCTTTGTTACTTCTTCGGCTCTTGCTGTTCACGTAAAGATGCATCTCAATCCGAGGCGTCTGATTGTTTGTCCCATGTGTACAGAAGCCTTTAAGCATGGCTTGGTCTTTAAGTTGCATGTGAGATCTCATGCAGAAAATGGTATTTACACGTGCAAATTTTGTCAGAAGAAATTTAAGGAATACAAAATCATCCGGAAACATATACGAACTTTCCATTCAGCCACAAAACACCCGTGTCAGCAATGTGGAAAACAATTTCCTACTCTAAGTAAGTTGCAGATGCATCTGCTAAGGCATTCAGATCACAGGGAATTCTTGTGTTCAGAATGTGGGAAGCAGTTCAAGCGGAAGGACAAATTGAGGGAACATATGAAGAGATCCCATTCTGATGAAGCAAAAGCCAAGAAAGAGAAGCTTCTACAGCAAAATTCGCCAGAAATTGATCCACCAGCAGATACCCAGAGCTACAAGGAAGAACAACTGGATGGGGAAGTTATCAGTAAGAATCCAGAAGAGTCACCTAAGAAAAAGTTCTCACCAAAAGTTTCGCCAAATGACTATCAGCGCTTCATTTACAAGTGCCACGATTGTTTAGTCGGCTTCAAGAGACGCGGCATGCTAGTCAATCATCTGGCTAAGAGGCATCCAATGGTACCCATAGATTCAGTTCCTGAACTCAATTTGCCCATTCTCAAGGATCAGAAATTCTACTATTGTCAGTATTGTGAGAAAGTGTACAAGAGCAATTCCAAGAGGAAGGCTCATATCCTGAAGAATCATCCGGGACTTGAGTTGCCCATGTCGAGCCGACTGAAGGGAAATTGTCCAGATGTTGGTGGCTTCTCCAATTTGACATACTCTCAAACTGTTGGAAGCATCACGACACATCCGCAG GGCTGTGCTTGGTGTCATAAGCAATATGCCTCAAAGGCCAAATTGCTGCAGCATCAACGCAAAAAGCATCCTGAGCACATAAAAGAAATCGAGTTGTCTGCCCATTCTTCATCAATTGTCATCCACAAGAATGATCAGCAAGTGTCCTTTGACAGTCCCACCGGTTTTGAGAATAACAATTCGCAGTTTGATGATCAACTGGTGGGAGTGTCAGACACTGTGGACTATGAGAATTATTCACCGGAGGAAGGGAACTACCTTGCAGCTTCGGAAGAGAGTAAGTTGATTAAAATTTGTCCATATGATCCCGATGTGGCTGAGCAGAAGAATGTGGGGAATTTGTCGAAGATTGATGTTAGTTTAAAGGTTGTTGGGGGTGAATTTGTGGGAGATGGATCATCTGCTGGCTCAGCAGGTGATTCCAATGGTGATCTATCGAGATTGCCAGAATTATTTGAGGAAATTGAGTATATGCACATGAAGCCGGTAATTCTTGGGACGGAGATTGAGCAAATGCCAGGAATGAATGGGAGGCATAAATTGAATTCAACGAGTGGATACTCTCAGAGTGCCGGCTGA